From one Euwallacea fornicatus isolate EFF26 chromosome 4, ASM4011564v1, whole genome shotgun sequence genomic stretch:
- the LOC136338925 gene encoding E3 ubiquitin-protein ligase SHPRH isoform X4, translating to MRTKNTPTPKQHSMGSVSLSTIGEFIPIYRKKRSKRPLRDKTTSYHQLVLAKETHKQYYLGEIKIGISNSIIAEIIQSCKVCFKSNEDQSSIILSVGNECTVIQESEDAAFFKDLLKTKIFCFEIYSQEQQVFVRIYLQSIPLPKFTSPIGKCILTVFQRFHNLDITDIQNMEVESDKTFTLNELEQVYAKLIEKRDFNEYPPLKQECLAFLKPVLRPYQQEALKWMFYRETQANKSVLDTMHPLYKQITLNSGCNIYLDINDGWVELEPPLVDSHWKGGILADEMGLGKTVEVLALILYHRINNLPNLTPAEDKDLVIISQMKKTKLPSEHLEEVMPAKKAKPSDTPLAENSPRQKSATFVALQSIYNRTLAEYCTTETRVRRPECLVQCICGSIAETDCIKCVECGKLQHSGCLGWNKRLGPYKCPQCWEKSDPIDTKATLIVAPAALRKQWCREMESHLKAGLKVLNYEGYSATPVYPTELQNYDIVITTYMVLQSEMRLTETTQSLSLRNRRKYWPGSSPLVRMRWWRLCLDEAQTVETPRRLVSLMAGKIPAIHRWAVTGTPMTKGLSDIFGLIDYLQMQPYSDFNTWNHILYNPFVSGVTEPMYDFLSKVLWRTSKNSVLNQINIPPQSTEMHVLEFSAVEKFFYQREHEICANDFLVNANKYDPDTFLDKMNKKDFKNLMAPLLALRQACSDPTSVRGKGRYLSLKKNTSSMKDLLDALIARNKSDCEESLRLMISSINGLAGLHLLMQYPEGAVNEYRKVLQLASQFSQAEKEGRLTIDKLLLIHTMHNLAEVLSSFTPKDRTLRDDSLREDCAKVEKQYIEKFMKETASGIDLCAALTNSIITHKKELSGKFGEWYSNGCDWVSSNNLDTDLISRVEIAAEVANVPFDMSIKGKNSRTVLRIVYVWHQDLEESRDRLCDAIKALYEEIPGSKHIQIGHGVVEKAMDCHLRPQKSKKSKKTVRRCAVCLANVKLKDYELKLYTMKKRIQDSEDWSLQGSWKPRLEELILRGLLGLLKSKNFNGTCIQDGETHMRLIESMKKEFKELRKVWTLLDRQICAQDELDICKVRLQLKTGNEKTDSANRTLKNLSYDQPGHCEHINLISPAELPHQELILRSEETRQNSRLEALLGTRNYLGLFRFASNQLKIFECWGRL from the exons atgagAACGAAAAACACTCCGACCCCAAAGCAACACTCCATGGGCAGTGTAAGTTTAAGCACAATAGGAGAATTCATACCGATCTACCGGAAAAAGAGATCTAAACGACCTTTAAGAGATAAAACCACTTCTTACCATCAACTGGTGTTGGCCAAGGAAACCCATAAACAGTATTATTTAGGGGAAATCAAGATAGGGATTTCCAATAGCATTATAGCAGAGATTATTCAATCATGTAAAGTCTGTTTTAAGAGTAATGAAGACCAGAGCTCAATTATTTTAAGTGTGGGTAATGAATGCACAGTTATTCAAGAGTCTGAGGATGCAGCATTTTTCAAAG atttgctgaaaactaaaatattttgttttgaaatctACAGTCAGGAGCAGCAGGTATTTGTGAGAATATATCTACAGTCAATCCCTTTGCCAAAATTCACCTCTCCTATTGGAAAATGTATTCTCACAGTTTTTCAAAGATTTCATAACCTCGACATTAcag ACATACAAAATATGGAAGTTGAAAGTGATAAAACTTTCACACTAAATGAACTAGAACAAGTGTatgcaaaattaattgaaaagcgAGATTTTAATGAGTACCCCCCATTAAAACAAGAATGTCTTGCTTTTTTAAAGCCTGTTTTAAGACCTTATCAACAGGAAGCTCTTAAGTGGATGTTCTACAGGGAAACTCAAGCGAATAAAAGTG TTTTAGATACTATGCACCCATTGTACAAACAAATAACATTGAACTCTGGttgcaatatttatttagatatTAATGATGGATGGGTGGAGTTAGAACCACCCCTAGTTGACAGTCATTGGAAAGGAGGGATTCTTGCTGACGAAATGGGGCTGGGTAAAACAGTGGAGGTTTTAGCTTTAATTCTGTACCATAGGATCAACAATCTACCAAATCTAACACCTGCAG AAGATAAAGATTTGGTAATTATCAGTCAAATGAAGAAAACTAAATTGCCTTCTGAACACTTGGAGGAAGTTATGCCTGCAAAGAAAGCAAAG CCTTCAGATACACCTCTTGCTGAAAATAGTCCTCGACAGAAGTCTGCTACTTTTGTAGCTTTGCAGTCAATTTACAATCGAACTTTAGCAGAATACTGCACTACCGAAACGCGTGTTCGGCGTCCAGAGTGCCTGGTCCAGTGTATATGTGGCAGTATTGCAGAAACAG ATTGTATTAAATGTGTGGAGTGCGGCAAGTTACAACACAGTGGATGTTTGGGATGGAACAAACGTTTGGGACCCTACAAGTGTCCTCAGTGTTGGGAGAAATCTGACCCCATCGATACAAAGGCTACTTTAATAGTGGCCCCTGCCGCATTGAGAAAACAGTGGTGCAGAGAAATGGAATCGCATTTAAAAGCGGG tttgaaagtgttaaattatgAAGGTTATTCGGCTACCCCAGTATATCCAACAGAATTGCAGAATTATGATATTGTAATTACCACCTACATGGTTTTGCAGTCGGAAATGAGGCTTACAGAAACTACccag AGTTTAAGTCTACGTAATAGAAGGAAATATTGGCCTGGTAGTAGTCCGTTGGTTCGGATGCGCTGGTGGCGTCTCTGCCTCGATGAAGCTCAAACTGTTGAAACTCCCAGACGTTTGGTATCTTTGATGGCGGGAAAAATCCCCGCTATTCACAGGTGGGCTGTCACGGGAACTCCTATGACCAAAGGGCTCTCtg ATATTTTCGGATTAATTGACTACCTTCAAATGCAGCCATATAGTGATTTTAATACTTGGAACCATATTTTATATAACCCATTCGTAAGTGGGGTTACAGAACCCATGTATGATTTCCTATCCAAAGTTCTGTGGCGAACATCTAAAAATAGCGTTCTGAATCAG ATAAATATACCGCCCCAAAGTACCGAAATGCACGTATTGGAGTTTTCGGCAGTGGAAAAATTCTTCTATCAACGTGAACATGAGATTTGTGCCAATGACTTTTTGGTTAATGCAAACAAGTACGATCCGGATACATTTTTGgataaaatgaacaaaaaagattttaaaaat TTAATGGCACCACTTCTTGCTCTAAGACAAGCATGCTCTGATCCGACCTCAGTGAGAGGAAAAGGAAGGTATctatctttgaaaaaaaatacctcATCGATGAAAGACCTACTTGATGCCCTTATTGCCAGAAATAAAAGCGACTGTGAGGAGAGCTTGAGATTGATGATTTCGTCTATTAATG GTTTGGCTGGATTACATCTTTTAATGCAATACCCTGAAGGGGCCGTAAACGAATATCGCAAAGTATTACAATTGGCCTCACAATTTTCTCAAGCGGAGAAGGAAGGTAGACTGACTATAG aCAAGTTGCTCTTAATACATACAATGCACAATCTAGCCGAAGTGTTATCTTCATTCACTCCTAAAGATCGCACATTGCGAGACGACTCCTTAAGGGAAGATTGTGCTAAAGTGGAGAAACAGTATATAGAGAAGTTTATGAAAGAG ACTGCTTCCGGTATAGATCTGTGTGCAGCATTGACAAACAGCATAATAACACATAAAAAAGAACTTAGTGGAAAATTTGGTGAATGGTACTCAAATGGGTGCGATTGGGTCTCTTCAAATAATTTGGACACTGACTTAATCAGCAGAGTAGAGATAGCAGCTGAAGTCGCCAATGTTCCTTTTGATATGAG TATTAAAGGTAAAAATAGTCGCACTGTGCTGCGCATAGTGTACGTTTGGCATCAGGATTTGGAAGAGTCTCGTGACCGATTATGCGACGCAATAAAAGCGCTTTACGAGGAAATTCCGGGATCAAAACATATACAGATAGGCCATGGAGTCGTTGAAAAGGCGATGGATTGCCATTTGAGGCCACAGAAatcaaaaaaaagcaaaaagacGGTTCGCAGGTGCGCAGTATGTTTGGCAAATG ttaaacTAAAGGATTACGAACTAAAACTTTACACAATGAAAAAGAGGATTCAAGACTCAGAGGATTGGAGTTTGCAAGGTAGTTGGAAACCGCGATTGGAAGAACTGATTCTTAGAG GTTTATTGGGATTATTAAAGTCAAAAAACTTCAATGGTACCTGCATACAAGATGGTGAAACTCACATGCGGCTCATAGAATCGATGAAGAAAGAGTTTAAA GAACTTCGAAAAGTGTGGACGTTGTTAGATCGACAAATCTGCGCCCAAGATGAACTCGACATTTGCAAAGTTAGACTACAACTTAAAACTGGCAACGAAAAGACCGACTCTGCCAATAGgactttgaaaaatctgagCTACGACCAACCTGGCCATTGCGAACATATCAATTTAATATCGCCTGCTGAG CTGCCCCATCAAGAACTAATTTTAAGATCCGAGGAAACAAGACAGAATTCTCGTTTGGAGGCATTGTTGGGAACGAGAAATTATTTAGGTTTGTTCAGATTTGCCTCaaatcaattgaaaatatttgagtgTTGGGGGAGACTCTAA
- the LOC136338925 gene encoding E3 ubiquitin-protein ligase SHPRH isoform X2: MRTKNTPTPKQHSMGSVSLSTIGEFIPIYRKKRSKRPLRDKTTSYHQLVLAKETHKQYYLGEIKIGISNSIIAEIIQSCKVCFKSNEDQSSIILSVGNECTVIQESEDAAFFKDLLKTKIFCFEIYSQEQQVFVRIYLQSIPLPKFTSPIGKCILTVFQRFHNLDITDIQNMEVESDKTFTLNELEQVYAKLIEKRDFNEYPPLKQECLAFLKPVLRPYQQEALKWMFYRETQANKILDTMHPLYKQITLNSGCNIYLDINDGWVELEPPLVDSHWKGGILADEMGLGKTVEVLALILYHRINNLPNLTPAEDKDLVIISQMKKTKLPSEHLEEVMPAKKAKPSDTPLAENSPRQKSATFVALQSIYNRTLAEYCTTETRVRRPECLVQCICGSIAETDCIKCVECGKLQHSGCLGWNKRLGPYKCPQCWEKSDPIDTKATLIVAPAALRKQWCREMESHLKAGLKVLNYEGYSATPVYPTELQNYDIVITTYMVLQSEMRLTETTQSLSLRNRRKYWPGSSPLVRMRWWRLCLDEAQTVETPRRLVSLMAGKIPAIHRWAVTGTPMTKGLSDIFGLIDYLQMQPYSDFNTWNHILYNPFVSGVTEPMYDFLSKVLWRTSKNSVLNQINIPPQSTEMHVLEFSAVEKFFYQREHEICANDFLVNANKYDPDTFLDKMNKKDFKNLMAPLLALRQACSDPTSVRGKGRYLSLKKNTSSMKDLLDALIARNKSDCEESLRLMISSINGLAGLHLLMQYPEGAVNEYRKVLQLASQFSQAEKEGRLTIDKLLLIHTMHNLAEVLSSFTPKDRTLRDDSLREDCAKVEKQYIEKFMKETASGIDLCAALTNSIITHKKELSGKFGEWYSNGCDWVSSNNLDTDLISRVEIAAEVANVPFDMSIKGKNSRTVLRIVYVWHQDLEESRDRLCDAIKALYEEIPGSKHIQIGHGVVEKAMDCHLRPQKSKKSKKTVRRCAVCLANVKLKDYELKLYTMKKRIQDSEDWSLQGSWKPRLEELILRGLLGLLKSKNFNGTCIQDGETHMRLIESMKKEFKELRKVWTLLDRQICAQDELDICKVRLQLKTGNEKTDSANRTLKNLSYDQPGHCEHINLISPAELPHQELILRSEETRQNSRLEALLGTRNYLGTLRQQQFEGFTPDPCPVCRSPLINTWAILSCAHTYCMDCFQTLFAKAETKIQCCVCRAKHNLQDVAYINNRLGSESKNDPLDESETIVVGSYSRKVDAVLRLLLKLRKSDPNVKVLLFSAWSQVLKLLKTALEQNDINVELADATTSFEKRIETFKDPFQKITVLLLPIRLGSKGLNLIEATHVILLEPLLNPADELQAIGRVHRIGQTKPTVVYKFLISNTIEESVHNATSSNTSGWEKGKVTVGQLKSLFANSFEDVNESQEEASTSEITTTQIVEVPDNPLVETDTGSGSAEGRE; this comes from the exons atgagAACGAAAAACACTCCGACCCCAAAGCAACACTCCATGGGCAGTGTAAGTTTAAGCACAATAGGAGAATTCATACCGATCTACCGGAAAAAGAGATCTAAACGACCTTTAAGAGATAAAACCACTTCTTACCATCAACTGGTGTTGGCCAAGGAAACCCATAAACAGTATTATTTAGGGGAAATCAAGATAGGGATTTCCAATAGCATTATAGCAGAGATTATTCAATCATGTAAAGTCTGTTTTAAGAGTAATGAAGACCAGAGCTCAATTATTTTAAGTGTGGGTAATGAATGCACAGTTATTCAAGAGTCTGAGGATGCAGCATTTTTCAAAG atttgctgaaaactaaaatattttgttttgaaatctACAGTCAGGAGCAGCAGGTATTTGTGAGAATATATCTACAGTCAATCCCTTTGCCAAAATTCACCTCTCCTATTGGAAAATGTATTCTCACAGTTTTTCAAAGATTTCATAACCTCGACATTAcag ACATACAAAATATGGAAGTTGAAAGTGATAAAACTTTCACACTAAATGAACTAGAACAAGTGTatgcaaaattaattgaaaagcgAGATTTTAATGAGTACCCCCCATTAAAACAAGAATGTCTTGCTTTTTTAAAGCCTGTTTTAAGACCTTATCAACAGGAAGCTCTTAAGTGGATGTTCTACAGGGAAACTCAAGCGAATAAAA TTTTAGATACTATGCACCCATTGTACAAACAAATAACATTGAACTCTGGttgcaatatttatttagatatTAATGATGGATGGGTGGAGTTAGAACCACCCCTAGTTGACAGTCATTGGAAAGGAGGGATTCTTGCTGACGAAATGGGGCTGGGTAAAACAGTGGAGGTTTTAGCTTTAATTCTGTACCATAGGATCAACAATCTACCAAATCTAACACCTGCAG AAGATAAAGATTTGGTAATTATCAGTCAAATGAAGAAAACTAAATTGCCTTCTGAACACTTGGAGGAAGTTATGCCTGCAAAGAAAGCAAAG CCTTCAGATACACCTCTTGCTGAAAATAGTCCTCGACAGAAGTCTGCTACTTTTGTAGCTTTGCAGTCAATTTACAATCGAACTTTAGCAGAATACTGCACTACCGAAACGCGTGTTCGGCGTCCAGAGTGCCTGGTCCAGTGTATATGTGGCAGTATTGCAGAAACAG ATTGTATTAAATGTGTGGAGTGCGGCAAGTTACAACACAGTGGATGTTTGGGATGGAACAAACGTTTGGGACCCTACAAGTGTCCTCAGTGTTGGGAGAAATCTGACCCCATCGATACAAAGGCTACTTTAATAGTGGCCCCTGCCGCATTGAGAAAACAGTGGTGCAGAGAAATGGAATCGCATTTAAAAGCGGG tttgaaagtgttaaattatgAAGGTTATTCGGCTACCCCAGTATATCCAACAGAATTGCAGAATTATGATATTGTAATTACCACCTACATGGTTTTGCAGTCGGAAATGAGGCTTACAGAAACTACccag AGTTTAAGTCTACGTAATAGAAGGAAATATTGGCCTGGTAGTAGTCCGTTGGTTCGGATGCGCTGGTGGCGTCTCTGCCTCGATGAAGCTCAAACTGTTGAAACTCCCAGACGTTTGGTATCTTTGATGGCGGGAAAAATCCCCGCTATTCACAGGTGGGCTGTCACGGGAACTCCTATGACCAAAGGGCTCTCtg ATATTTTCGGATTAATTGACTACCTTCAAATGCAGCCATATAGTGATTTTAATACTTGGAACCATATTTTATATAACCCATTCGTAAGTGGGGTTACAGAACCCATGTATGATTTCCTATCCAAAGTTCTGTGGCGAACATCTAAAAATAGCGTTCTGAATCAG ATAAATATACCGCCCCAAAGTACCGAAATGCACGTATTGGAGTTTTCGGCAGTGGAAAAATTCTTCTATCAACGTGAACATGAGATTTGTGCCAATGACTTTTTGGTTAATGCAAACAAGTACGATCCGGATACATTTTTGgataaaatgaacaaaaaagattttaaaaat TTAATGGCACCACTTCTTGCTCTAAGACAAGCATGCTCTGATCCGACCTCAGTGAGAGGAAAAGGAAGGTATctatctttgaaaaaaaatacctcATCGATGAAAGACCTACTTGATGCCCTTATTGCCAGAAATAAAAGCGACTGTGAGGAGAGCTTGAGATTGATGATTTCGTCTATTAATG GTTTGGCTGGATTACATCTTTTAATGCAATACCCTGAAGGGGCCGTAAACGAATATCGCAAAGTATTACAATTGGCCTCACAATTTTCTCAAGCGGAGAAGGAAGGTAGACTGACTATAG aCAAGTTGCTCTTAATACATACAATGCACAATCTAGCCGAAGTGTTATCTTCATTCACTCCTAAAGATCGCACATTGCGAGACGACTCCTTAAGGGAAGATTGTGCTAAAGTGGAGAAACAGTATATAGAGAAGTTTATGAAAGAG ACTGCTTCCGGTATAGATCTGTGTGCAGCATTGACAAACAGCATAATAACACATAAAAAAGAACTTAGTGGAAAATTTGGTGAATGGTACTCAAATGGGTGCGATTGGGTCTCTTCAAATAATTTGGACACTGACTTAATCAGCAGAGTAGAGATAGCAGCTGAAGTCGCCAATGTTCCTTTTGATATGAG TATTAAAGGTAAAAATAGTCGCACTGTGCTGCGCATAGTGTACGTTTGGCATCAGGATTTGGAAGAGTCTCGTGACCGATTATGCGACGCAATAAAAGCGCTTTACGAGGAAATTCCGGGATCAAAACATATACAGATAGGCCATGGAGTCGTTGAAAAGGCGATGGATTGCCATTTGAGGCCACAGAAatcaaaaaaaagcaaaaagacGGTTCGCAGGTGCGCAGTATGTTTGGCAAATG ttaaacTAAAGGATTACGAACTAAAACTTTACACAATGAAAAAGAGGATTCAAGACTCAGAGGATTGGAGTTTGCAAGGTAGTTGGAAACCGCGATTGGAAGAACTGATTCTTAGAG GTTTATTGGGATTATTAAAGTCAAAAAACTTCAATGGTACCTGCATACAAGATGGTGAAACTCACATGCGGCTCATAGAATCGATGAAGAAAGAGTTTAAA GAACTTCGAAAAGTGTGGACGTTGTTAGATCGACAAATCTGCGCCCAAGATGAACTCGACATTTGCAAAGTTAGACTACAACTTAAAACTGGCAACGAAAAGACCGACTCTGCCAATAGgactttgaaaaatctgagCTACGACCAACCTGGCCATTGCGAACATATCAATTTAATATCGCCTGCTGAG CTGCCCCATCAAGAACTAATTTTAAGATCCGAGGAAACAAGACAGAATTCTCGTTTGGAGGCATTGTTGGGAACGAGAAATTATTTAG GAACACTTCGGCAGCAACAGTTTGAAGGTTTTACTCCAGATCCCTGTCCCGTATGTCGCAGCCCTCTTATAAATACTTGGGCAATATTATCATGCGCCCATACTTATTGCATGGActgttttcaaactttattcGCAAAA GCAGAGACTAAAATTCAATGCTGTGTATGTCGAGCCAAGCATAATCTACAAGATGTGGCATATATTAATAATAGACTCGGCTCTGAATCAAAGAATGATCCTTTAGATGAATCAGAAACCATCGTTGTTGGGAGTTACTCCCGAAAAGTTGATGCAGTATTGAGGTTATTGCTAAAACTGAGGAAAAGTGATCCAAATGTTAAG GTTTTGCTTTTTTCGGCTTGGTCTCAGGTGCTTAAGTTACTTAAAACCGCCTTAGAACAAAACGACATCAACGTCGAACTGGCTGATGCTACTACCAGCTTTGAAAAACGTATAGAAACATTTAAG GAtccatttcaaaaaatcaccGTCCTTCTCCTTCCAATTCGACTGGGTTCTAAAGGACTAAACCTTATTGAAGCCACTCACGTGATTCTTCTCGAACCCTTGTTGAATCCTGCAGACGAATTGCAAGCGATAGGGCGAGTTCATAGGATTGGCCAGACCAA accGACAGTtgtctataaatttttaataagcaaCACCATTGAAGAATCTGTGCATAATGCTACGAGTTCAAACACGAGCGGTTGggaaaaaggaaaagttaCTGTGGGGCaattaaaaagcttatttGCAAACAGTTTTGAAGACGTTAACGAGTCGCAAGAAGAAGCTTCAACTTCCGAAATTACAACCACGCAAATAGTAGAGGTGCCAGATAATCCGTTGGTTGAAACAGACACGGGCAGTGGTAGTGCTGAGGGCAGAGAATAA